CGATAGATAAGTCAAGCTGCATACCGAATGTCAATTCGTCAAAACAAAAGTTTCTGATTTCGCTTTTTACTTTGTTTATCTTCGGTATGACAATCGCCGCGGCGCTTTATTTTGCGGACAGAATGTCGTTTATGCTCCGTCAGCATAACGTTGCTGTTTCGGCAGTGATAACAGGCGACCTTATCCATTTGCAGGTGCAGTTTATGATGGCTCTGTTTTCGCTCAATGTCATAAGCGTTGTTATCCTGATTTTGGGGTATCAGTACACAGCATACAAAAGTTTTATCGGCGAACTTGATGCGGTGACGAATGTTATGGGACGAAGACTGTTTTTAAACTGCTGTGAAAGAGCGCAGAGCGGCGCGGATTTGCAGACACGCGGAGAGGGCTGGTTTTTGTTCCTCGATGTTGACAATTTTAAAACGGTTAACGACACGCTGGGTCACACCGTGGGCGACGGTGTTTTGAAGAAAGTTGCATTTATTTTGAAAAATACATTCGGCGGCTTCGGAATAGTCGGACGTATGGGCGGTGACGAGTTTGCGGTTATGATAGATAAAAAAACGTTCAGCGATGAAGAAATAAAAAAACTGACGGACGGATTTTTGTCGGAAATATCGGGAATAATTGACGCACCGTTAAAGGTTAGCTGCAGTATAGGAGCGTGCAGATTTTCGTTCCCGGCGGATATTGCGGTTTTGATGAATAAGACCGATGCGTATTTGTATCGGGCAAAGGAAAAAGGACGCGCCTGCTGTGTTATAGGCTCAATGTCCGATTAGAATTTGATTAAGGCGGAGTTTATGCAAATTAAAAAGGAAGAAAAATTGAAAATTCTGATTTTTTCGATATGTTCGTTTGTTGTGATTTTTATAGGCGTTATATGCGGTTTTTCGCTTAATAACCTTAAAAACGACAGTAAAAAACTTCCCGACGAGCTGAAGAAAAACACAAATATTTTGCTTATTTTTTTGGACGAAGGCAAAAAAGAGGCAGACGGAATTTTTGCGGTGTCGTTAGACCCAAAAAATAACAAAATAGATCTTGACGATATACCGCGCACTGCAAAAACGGTGTATGACGGTGCGGATGACACATTTCGGGGCATATATTCCGAAAACGGCGCAGAGGCGCTCAAAGAGTGCGTCGGAAAAGAAAAAAATATTAAATTTGACAAATACATTTGCCTTGACAGGGATTTGCTTGAAAAAACGGTAAACACAACAGGTGATATTGCGGTTGATTTTAAAGGCGCGGTGTCGTTTTCACAAAACGGCGAGAGTTTTTCGTTTGAAAAGGGCGAGTGTTTGCTTAATCCCGTGCAGTTTGCGCTCTGTTTTGCGTATCTTTGCAGGGACGGAGCGAAAAAAGATAACAAGCCGGAATTGCTGAAATCGTTTTTCAAGCGTCTTTCCGGTGCGGATTTTGCGCCTTGGCAGCAAAAGGAATTTTTAAACATTGTAAAGCAGTCGAAAACCGACATTGCAAGTTACGATTTTGACGATTTGGCAAAGATTTTCTCGTCGATGGATAATGCCGAAATAACGGTGAAACAATAAAAAAGGCAGGACGAAAATGCCGTCCTGCCGATTTATAACTTAACAGCAGCAGTTGTCGTCATTTGAAAAAAGCAGCCAGATTACAACGATTGCACCGATTATAATCCAGATGTTGTTTCCCGAAAAAATGCCGTTGTTTCTGCAGCACGGATCGGGAGGACAAGGCGGCGGACATTTAGGTTCGCACGTATTGCAGCAATCAATCATATTATACCTCCGAAATTACCTTTAAATTACTGACAGCAGGGTGTGTTGTCCTCGCCGCAGTTTATGAACAACAAAAGAATGAGTATCAAGAACCACAATGCGGTACTGCTGTTTTCGCAGCAGCCGCCGTTACCGAAACCGAACATTAACGCGCACCTCCTTATTTTTGGAATTTTTCTGCGTTTAAATTATCAATCGCAGCAGCCGAAGAGAAGCAGGAACACCAAAATGAAAAACAACATACCGTCGTTTCCGTTAAAAAGGTTTTGGCAGCAGCCTCTTGTCATAGTCAACACCTCCAAGATTACAATTTCTGTGTTTGCTTTAGCCGGGTGGCTTAATATATACTATGTAAAATATGAAAAATGTGTGAAGATAAGGAGCGAAAAAAATGAAAGCGGTTATTTTGACAATTTCTGCAGGCGGCGGTCATAATACGGCGGCAAAAGCCATTAACGAGTGCTTTTCCGAGCGCAGTATTGAAACCGTCACAATCGATGCGTATAAGTATTTTAACAAGTATTTAAGTGACGTTGTTGAAAACGGCTATCTTTTTTCAACAAAATACGTTCCCAAGCTGTACGGCAAGTTTTACCGTATGGCGGAAAAAAAGTCGGATACCGACATAAAAATGAAAATGGGTGCGTTCGGCACAGCGCTGGTACTGCGCAAATTCGCGCGCTTTATCGCGGCGCAGAATGCCGACGTCATCATTGCAACGCACATTTTTGCGGGCGAGCTTTTGACGATACTGCGCGAAAAGGGTATCCTTGACGAAAGCGTGAAAACGGTCGGCATTGTGACGGATTTTACCGTCCACCCGTTTTGGGAGGAAACAAATCTCGATTATTATGTCACCGCGTCTGAGCTTTTGAATTATCAGATGGTTAAAAAGGGTATTCCCGAAGAAAAAATATTGCCGTTCGGTATTCCCGTTCACCCGAAATTTTCAAAGAAAATTTCAAAGCACGAGGCGAGGGGACTTCTCGGCGTGCCGAACAAGGACACTGTTTTTGTAATAGCAGGCTCTATGGGCTTCGGCGATGTTGCGCACCATATAAAAAATCTCGATAAATCGGGACACGATTTTCAGATTATCGCGGTTTGCGGAAACAACAAAAAGTTAAAAGCGCATCTTGAAAAAATGAAAGATAAAATGAACAAAGATATGTTTGTTTACGGTTTTGTGAACAATGTTGACGTTATTATGGACGCCGCCGACTGTATCGTTACAAAGCCCGGCGGACTTACCGTGTCCGAGGCGCTGGCAAAGAAAATGCACCTTATTTTGATTGACCCTATTCCCGGACAGGAAGACAGAAATTCGGAATTTCTGCTCAACTGCGGTGTTGCAATAAAGGTTTCCGAAACGTTCCCCGTTGACGAGGCGGTGCATTTGTTCTACGACAACAAAATCAAAACCGAGTATTACGACAGAATTATAGACGCGGTTGCAAAGCCCGACGCAGGTATGAAATTAGGTGAATTTGTTGAAAAGGTATGCCGTAAAGATTGATTTGCCGGCGGAGATTGAATATGTTATAACGTCGCTCGAAAAGGGTGGTTTTGAGGCTTACACCGCAGGCGGTTCGGTGCGCGATTTTCTTTTAAAACGCGCCGTTTCGGACTATGACGTTACTACAAACGCAGAGCCGTGCGATGTGCACAAAATTTTTAGAAAGTGCTTTGACACCGGGATAAAACACGGCACGGTGACAGTAATCAGCGGAAAATATCACGTTGAAATTACAACATACAGGGTTGACGGCGATTATGTGGCGCACCGAAAACCCGAAAGCGTGCATTTTTCAAAAAAACTTTCGGACGATTTGTCGCGCCGCGATTTTACGGTTAACGCGCTCGTTTACAACCCGAATGAGGGAATTTTGGATTTTTTCGGCGGAACGGACGATATTAAAAATAAAACAATCCGTGCGGTGGGCGACGGCGAAAAACGTTTTTTTGAGGACGCACTGCGGATTATCCGCGCCGTGCGTTTTGCGTGCGTTCTGGGGTTTGAAATCGAGCCGAAAACCTTTTGCGCAATGAAAAACAATGCAAAATATTTGTCCGACATAAGCTGTGAGCGTATAAGAGAGGAATTTACAAAAATTTTGTGCGCAAAAAATCTCGGTGCGCTTGCCGTATCGGCGCAAAACGGCATTTTCGACAGGATTTTCCCCGATATAAAAAGCATTGAAAATTTTGAAAAAATTTCCCGTTCGGACGGCGGTTACTGCGTTAAATGGGCGCTTTTTATTTATTATATGAACAAAAACGGCGCCGATGAAATTTTGGCAAAATATAAGTTTTCCAACGCTGAAAAACATAAAATAAAGTTTCTGATAAACTCGGCAGAAGTTAATTTTACGCAAAACCGCGCGGATATAAAGCGTTTTTTGCAAAAAGGCGATATATATTTAAATGAAACGGAAATTTTCCTTACCGCAATCGGAAAGTTTTATCCTGCCGATATAATCTCCGACATCATAAATTCGTGCGAGCCGTACAAGCTTTGTATGCTTAAAACGGACGGCGCGCAGATTAAAAATTATGCGAAAAAGAGCGAAGATACGGGGAAAATTTTGAATTATCTTTTGGATTTTGTTATAGAAAATCCGCATAATAACACAAAAGAAAGGCTGTTTGAAAAGGCGGAAAAATTTTATGATAATTAAAGCATATGCAAAAATAAATCTCGGTCTGGACGTTGTGCGAAAGCGCGCGGACGGCTATCACGACGTAAAAATGATTATGCAGACGATTGACGTTTTCGACACGCTTGACATAAAACTCGGTATTGAAAACGGCGAAAACACCGTAAGTTTGGGCGGTTTGGGTAAAATATCCGTTGTTTGCGGTGACGAAAATGTGCCGTGCGGCGAAACAAATCTTGTTTGCAAATCGGCAAAAGCATTTTTGGAATACACGGGCAAAAAAGCCGATATTTCGGTGAAAATCGAAAAAAACATTCCCGTCGGCGCGGGTCTTGCCGGCGGAAGTACCGACGCGGCAGCGGTTCTTCGCGCGTTAAACGTTTTGCTTAAAACCGATTTGTCCGATACAGAACTTATGAAAATCGCGAAAAACATCGGCGCGGACGTGCCGTTCTGCGTTGTCGGAAATACATATCTTGCCGAGGGAATAGGCGAAATTTTAACACCCGTCAAAAGCAATATTAAGTTTGATATTTTGCTTGTTAAACCGCCGTTTTCGGTGTCTACGCCGTCGGTTTACAAGTCGCTTGTGCTTGATGAAAATACAACGCATCCCGACATAGACAAAATTAAAAATGCGCTTGAGGACGGAAATGTTTCGGTAATTTATGAAAATTTAGGCAACACGCTTGAGGACGTGACGCTTAAAATGTACGGCGAAGTCGGGAAAATAAAGGAAAATTTAAAAAATCTCGGTGCGAGCGCAGTGCTTATGAGCGGTTCGGGACCGAGCGTTTTCGCAATTTTCGGCGACAGGCAAAAACTTGACGGCGCATATAAAATTATGAAAGAAAAGTACAAACAAACATATTTGACATCAACTATAAACAATGTATAAATTTTAAAAAATTGCCGATAATCATAGTGTAAATTCATTTTTCGGAGGTTATAAAATGAAAAAATTTATACCCGTTGTGATTATCGGTTTTATTATAACTATGGCGGTATCGTCATATTTCGGCAAGGTTGAGTCGGCGCTTTCAGACAATGTTTTGCGTTTGCACGTTATTGCAAACAGCGACTCCGACGCCGACCAGGAGCTGAAATTAAAGGTGCGCGACAAAATTTTGCAGTCGAGCGGAGGGGTTTTTGCAAAGGACTGCAATATTGCCGAGGCGAAAGAAACGGTTAAGGCGAATATTGCCGAAATTGAGAAAACCGCGCGTGAAACGGTTGCTGAAAACGGCTGCGATTATCCCGTGAAAGTGACGTTCGGCAAAAGCGATTTTCCCACAAAAGCATACGGAAAAGTGACGCTTCCTGCCGGAACGTATGAGGCGCTGAAAGTTGAAATAGGCGAGGCAAAAGGTAAAAACTGGTGGTGCGTTATGTTCCCTCCGCTTTGTTTTGTAGATGCAAGCAGTCCCGAAATGAGCGCCGATGCTATGGCGGTTTTGAAAGAAAACTTGACCGACGACGAATACGCGCTCGTTACAAATTCCGACAATGCAGGCGTTGAGATAAAGTTTAAGGCATACGAAATCTGGCAGAACGGCAAAAACAAAGTTAAACTTATGCTGAAATAGGGACGGCTAAAACCGTCCCTTTTAAGTGAGAAAGTATATTTAGTATTTAATACTAAATATACTTGACAAAACGATAATTATATGCTATATTGATGACTATAATAATAACAGGAGATGTTTTTATGCAGACAAGGGTGAATAATCAAACGCTCGGCGAGGAAATAGCAAATGCAATATCACACGGAATAGGCGAGCTTTTGTCCATCGCCGGCGCGGCGGTGGCGATTGTGTACGCTTGTTTTGTGAGCGACGCAATAGGCATTGTTTCGGCGTCGATATACGGCTTTTCGCTTATTCTTCTTTATGCCGTTTCGACAATTTATCATTCGCTGGCAAATAATCGGGCAAAAGCGGTTTTCAGAGTTTTGGACCATTGTTCGATTTTTGTGCTGATTTTGGGTACGGATACGCCGGTTTATCTGTCGCTTATCCGCGGTGCGCTCGGCTGGACGCTTTTCGGAATAACCGCATTTTTAACCGCGCTCGGAATTGTTCTCAACAGTATAAACATCAAAAAATTCACTAAAATTTCTATGGTTTTGTACGTTCTTATGGGCTGGCTTGTGGTTATCGCATTCGGGAAAATGCTTAAAATTGTGCCGTCCGAAGGCATTGCACTTTTGGTGAGCGGAGGAATTTGCTATACAATAGGAATTATATTCTACAAAATGAAGAAAACAAGGTTTATGCACTCGGTTTGGCACCTCTTTGTGCTTGGCGGAAGCGTGCTTCATTACTTCTTTGTTTTGTTCTATGCACTTCCGATAAAATAATTTGAAAAATATTGTAAAAAATGTTTGACAAAGCGTATGTTTTGTGTTACAATATTACGGTAACCGCATAGAATGGGTCTTAATCTGCGCATTTGCAGAACCTTATTTTTAGCGAGAAAACATAAGGAGGTGCATATTTTATGTACGCTGTTATATTAACCGGCGGAAAACAGTATAAAGTTTCGGAGGGCGACGTTGTTTTCATTGAGAAACTCGAGGCTAACGAAGGCGATACTGTTAAATTCGACAAAGTTCTTTGCGTTTCGGGCGATAACACAGTTATCGGCACACCTGTTGTTGAGGGCGCAAGCGTTGACGCAACTGTTGTGAAAAACGGCAAAGCAAAGAAAATCATTGTGTTTAAGTATAAACCCAAAAAAGGTTCTAAAACCAAACAGGGTCACAGACAGCCTTATACAAAGGTTAAAATTGAAAAAATCAATGCGTAATGACGAATATTAAAATTTATCGCGACAAAAATAAGAACATAGTTAAGGCAGAGTTTGACGGACACGCTCTTTTCTCAAACGAAAATGACATTGTGTGTGCGGCGCTTTCCGCAGTGAGCTATCTTACCGCAAACGGTATTGAAAACGTTGCAAAAGTTAATATCGGCTATGAAACGGGCGACGGATATTTATACTTTGTTCTCCCGCGCGATATTGATGAAGATAAGCGTAAAAAAGCCAATGTGCTTTTGGAAAGTATGTACTTATTTTTAACCGATTTGCAAAAACAGTATTCCGATTGTATCAGTATTTCTGATTTGGAGGTGTAACTAATGTTTAAATTAAATCTTGAATTGTTCGCTCATAAAAAAGGTGTCGGCAGCACAAAGAACGGCCGTGACAGTGAGTCCAAAAGACTCGGCGTTAAAAGAGGCGACGGTCAGTTTGTATTGTCGGGCAACATCTTGGTTAGACAGAGAGGAACTAAAATTCATCCCGGTATAAACGTTAAAAAGGGCAGTGATGACACTCTTTTTGCTGTTGTTGACGGCAAAGTTAAATTTGAAAGAGTCGGCAAAGACAAAAAGCAGGTTAGTGTTTACGAAATTGCCGAATAATGAATTTTTAGGATTTGAAGGGGTTGGTTGCTTAAAGCCAACCCTTTTATTGTTTGATATGGAATAATTTTACACCAATCGGAATTTTTAAAAAGGAGGCATTTTGTATGCTGGCAGATACGGCTACAATTTATATAGAAGCCGGAAACGGCGGAAACGGGCTTGTTTCGTTTCACAGAGAAAAATACGTTGCGGCAGGCGGTCCCGACGGCGGTGACGGCGGAAACGGCGGCGACGTTATACTGGAGGTTGACGATAAGGTGAGCACCCTTGCCGACTTCCGCTACAGAAAGCAGTATAAAGCACAGAACGGCGGTGACGGAAAAGCGGCGAGATGTTCGGGTAAAAACGGCGAAGATTTAGTTGTCACCGTGCCGATAGGAACGCTTGTAAAGGACGCAAATACCGACAGAATTATTGCCGATTTGAACAAACTCGGACAGAGAATGATTATCGCAAAAGGCGGCAGCGGCGGCTGGGGAAACAGTCACTTTGCAACGCCGACACGTCAAATTCCGCGTTTTGCAAAAAGCGGAACGGACGGCGAAAAACGCGAAATCAAACTTGAATTAAAGCTTCTTGCCGACGTCGGTCTTGTGGGATTTCCGAATGTGGGAAAATCCACGCTTTTATCTGTGGTGAGCGACGCGCGCCCCAAAATTGCAAACTATCATTTCACCACGCTCGAGCCTAATCTCGGCGTTGTAGACCTCGGCGCAGGCAACAGCTTTGTTATGGCTGACATTCCCGGAATTATCGAGGGTGCGAGCGAGGGAATAGGACTTGGACACGAATTTTTAAAACACGTTGAGCGAACAAGACTTCTCATTCACGTTGTGGACGCGTCGGGCATTGAGGGCAGAAATCCTATTGAAGATTTTGACAAAATCAACGACGAAATAAAAAAATATAATCCCAAACTTGCCGAGAAAAAACAGATTGTGGCGGCAAACAAAAAGGATATTGTTTTTGACGAAAGCATTTACAGCGGTTTTTGTGACGAAATGAAAAAACGCGGTTATGAGGTTTTTGAAATTTCGGCGGCAACAAAGCTTAACGTGGACAAGCTTTTGAAATACACATCGGGACTTTTGGACACAATCCCGATGCCGATACTTGCCGAGGACGACTCGGACGAAGAAAAAATCATAAAATTTGAAGAGGACGAGCCGTTCACCGTGCGCCGTGAAAACGATACCTTTATCGTGGAGGGCGAATGGGTGAAACGTCTTATCGGATCAACAAATTTTGCCGACAACGAATCTTTGCAGTATTTCCAGCGCTCTCTGCGCAAGAAAGGCGTTATAAAAGCGCTTGAGGCAAAGGGTATAAACGAGGGAAATCCCGTGAAAATTTACGACATTGAATTTGATTATGTAAGATAATATATCTTGACATAAGGTGTCGGAATTTAGTATAATATAATTTGCAGTATTTTGTATTTGATGTTTGAGGAGATTAACTTAATGATAACAAGCAAGCAGAGGGCATATTTACGCGGACTTGCAAACAAAATTACGCCTATTTTCCAAATCGGCAAGGGCGGAATTAACGAAAATATGCTGAAACAGGTTGACGATGCGCTGGAAAAGCGCGAGCTTATAAAATTTCACGTTTTGGAAAATTCTTTAATGGATACGCGTGAGGCGTGCGGTGAAATTGCTGACGCGCTCGGCGCAGAACCCGTTATTGTGATAGGCTCGAAATTCGTTTTATACCGCGAGTCGAAAGACTATAAAGAAATTATTTTGCCAAGATAGGCGTCGGGAAGGGTATAAATGGCTGAAAAAATTGGAATTATGGGCGGAACGTTTGATCCCGTGCATATCGGTCATATGGTTATGGCATCGTTTGCTGCGGACGAATTTTGTCTTGACAGGGTGATTTTCGTTCCGAACGGAAATCCTCCGCACAAAAAAGCATTCGGCGATAAAATGTACCGTTTCGATATGACGTGCCTTGCGGTGTCGGGTGACAAACGCTTTTCGGTCAGCGACTTTGAAATTTCAAAGAAAGGCTATTCCTATGCCGTCGATACGGTTTCGCATTTTGCCGAAAACGGCGATAAGATTTACTTTATAATCGGCGCGGATTCTTTTTACGATCTTGTGTCCTGGTACGATTTTGAAAATCTTGTAAAAAAATGCGCATTTATCGCCTTTGACCGCAAAAGTTCGGGCGGTAAAAACATAAAACACGAAAATATTGTTTCTGATATTGAGAATTTCAACAAAAAATACGGTGCAGAGGTTTATTACGCGAAAATGCCGTTTATAGATGTTTCGTCCACGATGATAAGACAGCGCGTTTCAGAGGGAAAAAGCATAAAATACTTAACGTGCGAAAGCGTGGAAAAATATATTTATCAACATAATCTTTACAGTGAAAAGGAAGAATAAACATATGGATATAAACTCAATACGGACAAAGCTTCAGAGTATGCTTTTGGAAAAACGCTTCAATCATTCGCTGATGGTGTGCGAAACGGCGAAAGAGCTTGCGAGAATGTACGGCGCAGATGAAAAAAAAGCCGAAATTGCAGGACTTTTGCACGACTGCGCGAAAAACTTTTCAAAAGACGAAATGTTTTCACTGTGCGAAAAATATGCCATTAAGCTGGACGAGGTGACAAAAAAACAGGTCGGCTTAATCCACGCGTTTCTCGGCGCGGAGGTTGCAAAAGATTTGTTCGGCATTGATGATGACGAAATATACGACGCAATTTTCTATCACACTGTCGGGAAACCCGATATGAGTCTGCTTACCAAGATTATATACATAGCGGACGCAATCGAGCCTCTCCGAAATTACGACGGTGTGGAGCATTTGAGAGAACTTGCGCACTCTGACCTTGACAAAGCGCTGGTTTATCAGATTGACATAACCATAAAATCGGTACTCAAAAAAGGCTCGCTTCTTCACCTTAACACTGTTGATACGAGAAATTATTATTTAAGCAGGTGATTTTGATTGTCTAAATCGATAAAAACATACTGGAAAAATACGCTGTCGTTCACACTCATTCTTGCGCTTATCGCAACGGGCGGTTTCGGATTTTTCTGGTCTAAAATGATATACGGTGTCCGCGCAAGCGGCAAAAACAATCTTACAAACGAAAATATTTGCGTAAATTCACTTATTCTGGGCGTTGACAAAGAGGGTTACAGAACGGACGTTATAATTTTTGCCCAGCTTAATCTGGCGAACAATACGCTCAATATGATACAAATTCCGCGCGACACTTATGTCGCAACCAACAAGCTTGACCACAAAATCAACTCCTCCTACATTTCGTTTACAAACGGCAAGATTACGCCGAAAGTTGAGAACGTTTACAACTCGGTTGAGGAGGTTTTGGGACTTAAAGCGGACAATTACATTCTTGTTGACATAAACGGTTTCAGAAACATAATCGACGCAATCGGCGGTGTTGAGTTTGACGTTCCGATAAGAATGTTTTATAACGACCCCGAGCAGAATTTGCATATCGACCTTCAAAAGGGAAAACAGCTTTTGAACGGCAAAAAAGCGGAAATGCTGGTTCGTTTCAGACAGAACGACGACCATACGGGTTATCCGCGCGCCGACCTTGACCGAAACGAAGTGCAGAGAAAGTTTATCTATGCGGTTATCGACAAGGTTTTTGACATAACGAATTTCTCGAAATTGCCCGAACTTGTCGCAAGTGTTACGTCGAGCGTTAAAACGAGCTTTGACAGTAACAAAATTTTGCAGTATTCCACAATCGCGCTGTCCGTTCCGCGCGAAAACATAAATATTATGGGTATTGAGGGCGTTGCGGAAAACCGCCCGTACGGCTCGTATTTTGTGGCTAACAAGACGCTCAACAAAGAACTTGTGAGCAAGTATTTTATAGACGGTTCGGACTCGGCTTTGAGCGGTGTTGAGGTTTCAAGACGAAATCTTCTTATGTCGGACGATGCGGAAAACACCGAACAGGTGGATATGACGCTTTCCGACGCAAGCTTTATTGAGAAAAAACTTGCAACTGTTGAAATTATAGACGGTTCAAACGGCAAAAAAGACGCATCAAGCATAAAATCCGCTCTTGAAAGCAAGGGATACCGCGTGAGGGATGTTCATTCGACAGGCAGTGTCAAATACAGCGAAACGAAAGTCATTGCTAAAAAATCGTCCAAAAACGTTAATACCGTCTGCAAAATCATAGGCGAGGAAAAATTTGTTGTAAATGAGTCCAAAACGGACGGTGCGGATATTTTAATCGTGCTCGGCTCATAAAAAATTACCGGGTGCACAAAATTACGGAAGGAAGAAAATATGGAGTCAAAAGAATTGATGCTTAAAGCCGTTACAATTTTGGACGGCAAAAAGGCAAGAAATATAAAAGTTTTAAACATTTCGCCCCTTACCACCATTGCAGATTATTTCGTGGTATGTTCGGGCGGTTCCACAACGCAGATAAAGGCGCTTTCCGACGCTTTGGAGGAGGAGCTTGAAAAAATAAGTGTTCACTTTATCGGCAAAGAGGGATTTAACTCGGCAAATTGGATTTTGATGGATTACGGCAGTGTGGTTATTCACATTTTCTCCGAGGAAATGCGTGAATTTTATTCAATCGAGCATCTTTGGTCGGACGCAGAAGAAGTTGACATTTCGCCGTATATCATTGATGAAAACTAATTCTTATTTAAGAAGGGAATGACATAAAAATGCAGTACAATGCTTCTGAAATTGAGAAAAAATGGCAAAAAATCTGGGACGAAAACGAAACCTACAAGGCAGGCACCGATATGTCCAAGCCAAAGTTTTACGGTCTTGTTGAATTTCCTTATCCGTCGGGACACGGACTTCACGTCGGCCACCCGCGCGGATACACCGCGATTGATATAATCTGCCGTAAAAAACGTATGGAGGGTTATAACGTCCTTTTCCCGATGGGCTGGGACGCTTTCGGACTTCCCACCGAGAACTATGCCATTAAAAATAAAATCCACCCGAAAATCGTTACCGAAAACAATATTGCAAACTTTAAGCGTCAGCTTAAAATGCTTGGTTTTTCGTTCGACTGGTCGAAAGAAGTTAACACCACCGACCCGAATTATTACAAATGGACGCAGTGGATTTTTCTTCAGCTTTTCAAGCACGGTCTTGCATATAAAACAAAAATGCCTATCAACTACTGCACAGGCTGTAAGGTAGGTCTTGCAAACGAGGAGGTTGTAAACGGCGTTTGCGAAAGATGCGGAAGTGAGGTTATCCAGAAAGAAAAAAGCCAGTGGATGCTCAAAATCACCGAGTATGCACAGCGCCTTATCGACGATTTGGACGGCCTTGATTATATAGAAAAGGTTAAAATTCAGCAGAAAAACTGGATCGGACGTTCCGAGGGCGCGGAGGTTGATTTTGCAATCGACGGCTGCGACGACAAAATAAGAGTTTACACCACACGCTGTGATACTTTGTTCGGCGCTACATATATGGTTTTGTCGCCAGAACACCCGTATATTGAAAAATATAAAGACAAAATTAAAAATATGGACGCTGTTAAAGAATATCAAGCTGCGGCGGCGAAAAAGTCGGAATTTGAAAGATGTGAGCTTGTTAAGGAAAAAACGGGCGTCTGCCTTGAGGGTCTTGAGGCAATAAACCCCGTAAACGGCAAAAAAATCCCGATTTGGATTTCGGACTATGTTCTCGTAACATACGGAACGGGCGCTATTATGGCTGTTCCGGCGCACGACGAGCGTGACTGGGAGTTTGCGAAAAAATTCGGTCTGCCCATTATCGAGGTTGTTTCGGGCGGTGAGGACGTTCAGAAAGCGGCGTTTACCGACGTTGCGGACGGCGTTTTGGTTAACTCCGGATTTTTGACGGGAAAACGCGTTAAAGACGCTATTTCCGCTATGATAGATTACCTTGAAGAAAAAGGGATAGGAAAGCGCAA
The window above is part of the Qingrenia yutianensis genome. Proteins encoded here:
- a CDS encoding diguanylate cyclase domain-containing protein, translated to MSASKKHKFSSFDVYIFIILIAFELLMSFTFLGYIHIPPVSVTLAYIPILIAACFLGTVQSTVVGAVFGLASMYKSTSFYVLPADMLFSPFLSGNPIGSLILSVGTRTFFGFLIGLAFSWAKKSKRPKLCIGVVSLIAPTLHAFLVLTASGIFFPDELGEFVSPFLIISNIILSIFCVGIVEFSWREYTEKSLKTVKRAIDKSSCIPNVNSSKQKFLISLFTLFIFGMTIAAALYFADRMSFMLRQHNVAVSAVITGDLIHLQVQFMMALFSLNVISVVILILGYQYTAYKSFIGELDAVTNVMGRRLFLNCCERAQSGADLQTRGEGWFLFLDVDNFKTVNDTLGHTVGDGVLKKVAFILKNTFGGFGIVGRMGGDEFAVMIDKKTFSDEEIKKLTDGFLSEISGIIDAPLKVSCSIGACRFSFPADIAVLMNKTDAYLYRAKEKGRACCVIGSMSD
- a CDS encoding LCP family glycopolymer transferase; translation: MQIKKEEKLKILIFSICSFVVIFIGVICGFSLNNLKNDSKKLPDELKKNTNILLIFLDEGKKEADGIFAVSLDPKNNKIDLDDIPRTAKTVYDGADDTFRGIYSENGAEALKECVGKEKNIKFDKYICLDRDLLEKTVNTTGDIAVDFKGAVSFSQNGESFSFEKGECLLNPVQFALCFAYLCRDGAKKDNKPELLKSFFKRLSGADFAPWQQKEFLNIVKQSKTDIASYDFDDLAKIFSSMDNAEITVKQ
- a CDS encoding MGDG synthase family glycosyltransferase, translated to MKAVILTISAGGGHNTAAKAINECFSERSIETVTIDAYKYFNKYLSDVVENGYLFSTKYVPKLYGKFYRMAEKKSDTDIKMKMGAFGTALVLRKFARFIAAQNADVIIATHIFAGELLTILREKGILDESVKTVGIVTDFTVHPFWEETNLDYYVTASELLNYQMVKKGIPEEKILPFGIPVHPKFSKKISKHEARGLLGVPNKDTVFVIAGSMGFGDVAHHIKNLDKSGHDFQIIAVCGNNKKLKAHLEKMKDKMNKDMFVYGFVNNVDVIMDAADCIVTKPGGLTVSEALAKKMHLILIDPIPGQEDRNSEFLLNCGVAIKVSETFPVDEAVHLFYDNKIKTEYYDRIIDAVAKPDAGMKLGEFVEKVCRKD
- a CDS encoding CCA tRNA nucleotidyltransferase is translated as MKRYAVKIDLPAEIEYVITSLEKGGFEAYTAGGSVRDFLLKRAVSDYDVTTNAEPCDVHKIFRKCFDTGIKHGTVTVISGKYHVEITTYRVDGDYVAHRKPESVHFSKKLSDDLSRRDFTVNALVYNPNEGILDFFGGTDDIKNKTIRAVGDGEKRFFEDALRIIRAVRFACVLGFEIEPKTFCAMKNNAKYLSDISCERIREEFTKILCAKNLGALAVSAQNGIFDRIFPDIKSIENFEKISRSDGGYCVKWALFIYYMNKNGADEILAKYKFSNAEKHKIKFLINSAEVNFTQNRADIKRFLQKGDIYLNETEIFLTAIGKFYPADIISDIINSCEPYKLCMLKTDGAQIKNYAKKSEDTGKILNYLLDFVIENPHNNTKERLFEKAEKFYDN
- the ispE gene encoding 4-(cytidine 5'-diphospho)-2-C-methyl-D-erythritol kinase yields the protein MIIKAYAKINLGLDVVRKRADGYHDVKMIMQTIDVFDTLDIKLGIENGENTVSLGGLGKISVVCGDENVPCGETNLVCKSAKAFLEYTGKKADISVKIEKNIPVGAGLAGGSTDAAAVLRALNVLLKTDLSDTELMKIAKNIGADVPFCVVGNTYLAEGIGEILTPVKSNIKFDILLVKPPFSVSTPSVYKSLVLDENTTHPDIDKIKNALEDGNVSVIYENLGNTLEDVTLKMYGEVGKIKENLKNLGASAVLMSGSGPSVFAIFGDRQKLDGAYKIMKEKYKQTYLTSTINNV
- the spoIIR gene encoding stage II sporulation protein R, translated to MKKFIPVVIIGFIITMAVSSYFGKVESALSDNVLRLHVIANSDSDADQELKLKVRDKILQSSGGVFAKDCNIAEAKETVKANIAEIEKTARETVAENGCDYPVKVTFGKSDFPTKAYGKVTLPAGTYEALKVEIGEAKGKNWWCVMFPPLCFVDASSPEMSADAMAVLKENLTDDEYALVTNSDNAGVEIKFKAYEIWQNGKNKVKLMLK